A single genomic interval of Oxyura jamaicensis isolate SHBP4307 breed ruddy duck chromosome 26, BPBGC_Ojam_1.0, whole genome shotgun sequence harbors:
- the TAF8 gene encoding transcription initiation factor TFIID subunit 8, with product MADTAPGGSSTRSGSKHATTPADNYYLARRRTLQVVVSSLLTEAGFESAEKAAVETLTEMLQSYISEIGRSAKSYCEHTARTQPTLSDIVVTLVEMGFNVETLPAYAKRSQRMVITAPPVTNQPVTPKALTAGQNKPHPSHIPGHFPEFPDPHTYIKTPTYREPVSDYQVLREKAASQRRDVERALTRFMAKTGETQSLFKDDVSTFPLIAARPFTVPYLTALLPSELEMQQMEETDSSEQDDQTDTENLPLHMSTDDSGPEKENASVLQQNTSLSGSRNGEENMIDNPYLRPVKKPKIRRKK from the exons ATGGCCGACACGGCACCCGGAGGTTCCAGCACG AGGTCGGGCAGCAAGCACGCAACCACACCGGCGGATAACTATTACCTGGCTCGGAGGAGGACCCTGCAGGTGGTGGTCAGCTCCCTGCTCACCGAAGCCGGCTTTGAGAGCGCTGAAAAGGCTGCGGTGGAGACGCTGACGGAGATGTTACAGAGCT atatttctgaaattgGAAGGAGCGCCAAGTCTTACTGTGAACACACAGCCAGAACCCAGCCTACGCTCTCCGATATAGTGGTTACTTTAGTGGAAATGG gGTTCAATGTTGAAACGCTTCCTGCATATGCAAAGCGCTCCCAGAGGATGGTCATCACTGCCC cTCCTGTGACAAACCAGCCCGTGACTCCCAAAGCCCTGACAGCTGGACAGAACAAGCCGCATCCATCCCACATCCCTGGCCATTTTCCTGAGTTTCCAGATCCTCACACCTACATCAAGACACCA ACATACCGAGAGCCGGTATCTGATTACCAAGTCCTACGGGAAAAGGCAGCATCTCAAAGGCGTGATGTGGAAAGAGCTCTCACACGCTTCATGGCTAAGACGGGAGAAACACAGAGTCTCTTCAAAGATGACGTTAGCACGTTCCCAT TGATTGCTGCCAGGCCTTTCACTGTACCCTACCTGACAGCTCTTCTCCCCTCCGAGCTGGAAATGcaacaaatggaagaaacagaTTCATCTGAACAAGACGAccagacagacacagagaacCTTCCCCTGCATATGAGCACG GATGATTCAGGACCTGAAAAAGAGAACGCTTCAGTGTTACAGCAGAACACCTCCCTGTCTGGCAGCCGGAATGGGGAAGAGAACATGATAGACAATCCTTACCTCCGGCCAGTGAAAAAGCCCAAGATTCGCAGAAAGAAGTGA